A region from the Musa acuminata AAA Group cultivar baxijiao chromosome BXJ1-10, Cavendish_Baxijiao_AAA, whole genome shotgun sequence genome encodes:
- the LOC103968577 gene encoding protein MEI2-like 4 isoform X5, which yields MFLDPNLIVRLSSSIVPLDQSINSVNSNSGEDEPFESMEEIEAQTIGNLLPDDDDDLVSGVIDNIGYIGRPSNGNDIDDDIFYSGGGMELESDDNINGNRTSESVWGGTSNGQQEEPNGPFAGEHPYGEHPSRTLFVRNINSNVEDGELRALFEQYGDIRMLYTTCKHRGFVMISYYDIRAARNAMRALQNKPLRRRKLDIHFSIPKDNPSDKDMNQGTLVVFNLDSSVTRDDLRQIFGIYGEIKEIRETPHKHHHKFIEFYDVRAAEAALRALNRSDIAGKKIKLEPSRAGGARRCSLMQQLSPELVQEELTGCWQGSPKNSLPGCFGLSSLGTIIPNSLENGAIQGLNSAVRAPFTPLMGATFHGISSSVPQNLSPPVKITSISDHTNQATHADVNHSMGQMNFGFQGIAGFHPHSVSEYHNGVTNFFPYNSNTMSPVGIGVISRPSEGIDKRQLHKLGSGSFERHSFDPNEAFGVSSNGSCPLHGHQHVWNDTNAYHQKTPSTMLWSNSPFISNIPAHHPSQIHGIPRAHSHTLNTVLPLHHHVGSAPSVDPSLWNRRPAYSGDSIKPPAFHPASLGSMGLSTISQLKSLELASCNIFSHSGGNCLDPCISPAHVGIASPQQRGQMFHGRHPVVHMPASFDGPDRIKNRRNDTNTNQCDNKKQYELDIESIICGEDSRTTLMIKNIPNKYTSKMLLAAIDENHRGTYDFIYLPIDFKNKCNVGYAFINMINPQHIIRFYQSFNGKKWEKFNSEKVASLAYARIQGKMALIAHFQNSSLMNEDKRCRPILFHTDGPNAGDQEPFPVGTSIRSRSGSSRTVSGGEENHQGCLSTSTNGEASCVVSAAPGSTKDSE from the exons ATGTTTCTAGATCCCAATCTGATCG TGAGATTGTCTTCAAGCATTGTTCCCTTGGATCAGTCTATTAATTCAGTTAACTCGAACTCTGGTGAAGATGAGCCTTTTGAATCCATGGAGGAAATTGAAGCTCAAACTATTGGGAATCTCCttcctgatgatgatgatgacttggtgtCTGGTGTGATTGACAATATTGGATATATTGGTCGACCCAGCAATGGGAATGATATTGATGATGACATATTTTACAGTGGTGGTGGTATGGAACTGGAATCTGATGATAATATCAATGGCAACAGAACATCTGAATCTGTTTGGGGAGGGACATCTAATGGTCAACAAGAAGAACCAAATGGCCCATTTGCTGGTGAACACCCATACGGTGAACATCCTTCTAGAACACTTTTTGTTAGAAATATCAACAGCAATGTTGAGGATGGAGAACTGCGGGCTTTGTTTGAG CAATATGGGGACATACGCATGCTCTACACCACTTGTAAACATCGTGGTTTTGTTATGATATCTTACTATGACATAAGGGCAGCACGAAATGCAATGCGAGCACTTCAAAACAAGCCATTGAGGCGTCGGAAACTGGATATTCACTTCTCTATTCCAAAG GACAATCCTTCGGATAAGGATATGAATCAGGGTACTCTTGTGGTATTCAACCTTGATTCCTCTGTTACAAGAGATGATCTCCGTCAGATATTTGGTATCTATGGTGAGATCAAGGAG ATACGTGAAACTCCACACAAACATCATCACAAATTCATCGAATTTTATGATGTTAGAGCCGCTGAAGCTGCTCTTCGTGCCCTAAATAGGAGTGATATTGCTGGCAAGAAAATTAAGCTTGAGCCTAGCCGTGCTGGAGGTGCAAGACGGTG CAGCTTGATGCAACAGTTATCTCCGGAATTGGTGCAGGAAGAATTAACTGGATGCTGGCAGGGAAGCCCTAAGAACTCTCTCCCTGGGTGCTTTG GTTTATCCTCTCTGGGAACAATAATACCCAACAGTCTTGAAAATGGAGCTATCCAGGGTTTAAACTCGGCGGTTCGGGCACCATTTACCCCACTTATGGGGGCCACATTCCATGGAATCTCATCTAGTGTGCCACAGAATTTATCTCCCCCTGTAAAGATTACATCTATCAGTGATCATACCAATCAAGCCACTCATGCTGATGTCAACCATTCAATGGGCCAGATGAATTTTGGATTTCAAGGCATTGCTGGTTTCCATCCTCACTCCGTTTCAGAATATCACAATGGAGTAACTAATTTTTTTCCTTACAACTCAAATACTATGTCACCCGTGGGTATTGGTGTCATCTCTAGACCGTCTGAAGGAATTGATAAAAGGCAACTACACAAATTAGGCTCCGGTAGCTTTGAGAGGCATTCTTTTGATCCTAATGAAG CTTTTGGTGTCTCCTCAAATGGAAGCTGTCCTCTTCACGGGCATCAGCATGTTTGGAATGATACAAATGCATACCACCAAAAAACCCCTAGCACAATGTTATGGTCAAATTCTCCATTTATAAGCAATATTCCAGCTCACCACCCATCTCAGATTCATGGAATTCCTAGAGCACATTCTCATACGCTAAACACAGTTCTTCCATTACACCATCATGTTGGTTCAGCACCTTCAGTCGATCCATCACTTTGGAATAGGAGGCCTGCCTATTCTGGGGATTCCATTAAACCTCCTGCTTTTCATCCTGCATCTCTTGGAAGTATGGGGCTTTCTACAATTTCTCAGTTGAAATCACTAGAACTTGCTTCTTGTAACATCTTTTCTCACTCTGGTGGTAACTGTCTGGACCCTTGTATTTCTCCCGCACATGTTGGAATTGCCTCACCGCAGCAAAGGGGTCAGATGTTCCATGGAAGGCATCCAGTTGTCCACATGCCTGCTTCATTTGATGGTCCTGACCGGATCAAGAACCGACGAAATGACACAAATACTAATCAGTGTGATAATAAAAAGCAGTATGAACTTGACATTGAAAGCATTATATGCGGTGAAGACTCTCGAACAACACTAATGATAAAAAACATCCCCAACAA GTATACATCTAAGATGCTGTTGGCTGCTATTGATGAAAACCATCGAGGAACTTACGACTTTAtttatttaccaattgatttcaag AACAAATGCAATGTTGGTTATGCGTTTATAAACATGATCAATCCTCAGCATATTATTCGGTTCTATCAG TCATTTAATGGTAAGAAGTGGGAGAAGTTTAACAGCGAAAAGGTGGCATCACTTGCATATGCCAGAATACAAGGGAAAATGGCTCTTATTGCTCATTTCCAGAACTCAAGTCTGATGAATGAAGATAAGCGTTGTCGTCCTATCCTCTTCCATACAGATGGTCCTAATGCTGGGGATCAG
- the LOC103968577 gene encoding protein MEI2-like 4 isoform X2 — protein MSGVKSVSSSPFDELHKTGANSTRWLGLPQPCILKDQKTESSLEHCLVGPQRMINISTMARVADHVSRSQSDRLVVPPLFSKGNLMDRSEPHHENGLFSSSLSHIFDRKLRLSSSIVPLDQSINSVNSNSGEDEPFESMEEIEAQTIGNLLPDDDDDLVSGVIDNIGYIGRPSNGNDIDDDIFYSGGGMELESDDNINGNRTSESVWGGTSNGQQEEPNGPFAGEHPYGEHPSRTLFVRNINSNVEDGELRALFEQYGDIRMLYTTCKHRGFVMISYYDIRAARNAMRALQNKPLRRRKLDIHFSIPKDNPSDKDMNQGTLVVFNLDSSVTRDDLRQIFGIYGEIKEIRETPHKHHHKFIEFYDVRAAEAALRALNRSDIAGKKIKLEPSRAGGARRCLMQQLSPELVQEELTGCWQGSPKNSLPGCFGLSSLGTIIPNSLENGAIQGLNSAVRAPFTPLMGATFHGISSSVPQNLSPPVKITSISDHTNQATHADVNHSMGQMNFGFQGIAGFHPHSVSEYHNGVTNFFPYNSNTMSPVGIGVISRPSEGIDKRQLHKLGSGSFERHSFDPNEAFGVSSNGSCPLHGHQHVWNDTNAYHQKTPSTMLWSNSPFISNIPAHHPSQIHGIPRAHSHTLNTVLPLHHHVGSAPSVDPSLWNRRPAYSGDSIKPPAFHPASLGSMGLSTISQLKSLELASCNIFSHSGGNCLDPCISPAHVGIASPQQRGQMFHGRHPVVHMPASFDGPDRIKNRRNDTNTNQCDNKKQYELDIESIICGEDSRTTLMIKNIPNKYTSKMLLAAIDENHRGTYDFIYLPIDFKNKCNVGYAFINMINPQHIIRFYQSFNGKKWEKFNSEKVASLAYARIQGKMALIAHFQNSSLMNEDKRCRPILFHTDGPNAGDQEPFPVGTSIRSRSGSSRTVSGGEENHQGCLSTSTNGEASCVVSAAPGSTKDSE, from the exons ATGTCTGGGGTTAAGTCTGTTTCTTCTTCTCCATTTGATGAGCTTCATAAGACTGGAGCAAACTCCACACGGTGGTTAGGACTTCCGCAGCCTTGCATTCTCAAGGACCAGAAGACTGAATCTAGTCTTGAGCATTGTCTGGTCGGGCCACAAAGGATGATCAACATATCTACCATGGCCAGAGTTGCTGACCATGTTTCTAGATCCCAATCTGATCGGTTGGTTGTACCTCCTTTGTTTAGCAAGGGAAACTTAATGGATCGTAGTGAACCACACCATGAAAATGGACTTTTCTCAAGCTCTTTGTCACATATATTCGACAGAAAAT TGAGATTGTCTTCAAGCATTGTTCCCTTGGATCAGTCTATTAATTCAGTTAACTCGAACTCTGGTGAAGATGAGCCTTTTGAATCCATGGAGGAAATTGAAGCTCAAACTATTGGGAATCTCCttcctgatgatgatgatgacttggtgtCTGGTGTGATTGACAATATTGGATATATTGGTCGACCCAGCAATGGGAATGATATTGATGATGACATATTTTACAGTGGTGGTGGTATGGAACTGGAATCTGATGATAATATCAATGGCAACAGAACATCTGAATCTGTTTGGGGAGGGACATCTAATGGTCAACAAGAAGAACCAAATGGCCCATTTGCTGGTGAACACCCATACGGTGAACATCCTTCTAGAACACTTTTTGTTAGAAATATCAACAGCAATGTTGAGGATGGAGAACTGCGGGCTTTGTTTGAG CAATATGGGGACATACGCATGCTCTACACCACTTGTAAACATCGTGGTTTTGTTATGATATCTTACTATGACATAAGGGCAGCACGAAATGCAATGCGAGCACTTCAAAACAAGCCATTGAGGCGTCGGAAACTGGATATTCACTTCTCTATTCCAAAG GACAATCCTTCGGATAAGGATATGAATCAGGGTACTCTTGTGGTATTCAACCTTGATTCCTCTGTTACAAGAGATGATCTCCGTCAGATATTTGGTATCTATGGTGAGATCAAGGAG ATACGTGAAACTCCACACAAACATCATCACAAATTCATCGAATTTTATGATGTTAGAGCCGCTGAAGCTGCTCTTCGTGCCCTAAATAGGAGTGATATTGCTGGCAAGAAAATTAAGCTTGAGCCTAGCCGTGCTGGAGGTGCAAGACGGTG CTTGATGCAACAGTTATCTCCGGAATTGGTGCAGGAAGAATTAACTGGATGCTGGCAGGGAAGCCCTAAGAACTCTCTCCCTGGGTGCTTTG GTTTATCCTCTCTGGGAACAATAATACCCAACAGTCTTGAAAATGGAGCTATCCAGGGTTTAAACTCGGCGGTTCGGGCACCATTTACCCCACTTATGGGGGCCACATTCCATGGAATCTCATCTAGTGTGCCACAGAATTTATCTCCCCCTGTAAAGATTACATCTATCAGTGATCATACCAATCAAGCCACTCATGCTGATGTCAACCATTCAATGGGCCAGATGAATTTTGGATTTCAAGGCATTGCTGGTTTCCATCCTCACTCCGTTTCAGAATATCACAATGGAGTAACTAATTTTTTTCCTTACAACTCAAATACTATGTCACCCGTGGGTATTGGTGTCATCTCTAGACCGTCTGAAGGAATTGATAAAAGGCAACTACACAAATTAGGCTCCGGTAGCTTTGAGAGGCATTCTTTTGATCCTAATGAAG CTTTTGGTGTCTCCTCAAATGGAAGCTGTCCTCTTCACGGGCATCAGCATGTTTGGAATGATACAAATGCATACCACCAAAAAACCCCTAGCACAATGTTATGGTCAAATTCTCCATTTATAAGCAATATTCCAGCTCACCACCCATCTCAGATTCATGGAATTCCTAGAGCACATTCTCATACGCTAAACACAGTTCTTCCATTACACCATCATGTTGGTTCAGCACCTTCAGTCGATCCATCACTTTGGAATAGGAGGCCTGCCTATTCTGGGGATTCCATTAAACCTCCTGCTTTTCATCCTGCATCTCTTGGAAGTATGGGGCTTTCTACAATTTCTCAGTTGAAATCACTAGAACTTGCTTCTTGTAACATCTTTTCTCACTCTGGTGGTAACTGTCTGGACCCTTGTATTTCTCCCGCACATGTTGGAATTGCCTCACCGCAGCAAAGGGGTCAGATGTTCCATGGAAGGCATCCAGTTGTCCACATGCCTGCTTCATTTGATGGTCCTGACCGGATCAAGAACCGACGAAATGACACAAATACTAATCAGTGTGATAATAAAAAGCAGTATGAACTTGACATTGAAAGCATTATATGCGGTGAAGACTCTCGAACAACACTAATGATAAAAAACATCCCCAACAA GTATACATCTAAGATGCTGTTGGCTGCTATTGATGAAAACCATCGAGGAACTTACGACTTTAtttatttaccaattgatttcaag AACAAATGCAATGTTGGTTATGCGTTTATAAACATGATCAATCCTCAGCATATTATTCGGTTCTATCAG TCATTTAATGGTAAGAAGTGGGAGAAGTTTAACAGCGAAAAGGTGGCATCACTTGCATATGCCAGAATACAAGGGAAAATGGCTCTTATTGCTCATTTCCAGAACTCAAGTCTGATGAATGAAGATAAGCGTTGTCGTCCTATCCTCTTCCATACAGATGGTCCTAATGCTGGGGATCAG